From a single Pelodiscus sinensis isolate JC-2024 chromosome 4, ASM4963464v1, whole genome shotgun sequence genomic region:
- the LOC102461746 gene encoding transcobalamin-1, protein MRSVMIPLAGLLLLFLAPGGLCQGCAVSDKERPLVRDLQRKMIYSVDPKVPPNPSILIALRLAQDHNKRVEQDMLKKLSQDAVQRAAKSFSSGQVALHILAQRASCSNPRQVSANNSTINLVQLLEQKFKDELQNIVIHGNPLTNFYQLSLDVLALCQLNGRLSPARASVLLSPDQKKYYLSGQFSVDTAAVAILAQICLQTTGRPLPAKVTKKLRENVQWLVNKMLAEKKSDGVIGNIYSTGWAMQALSVSSRYLKPGAWSCPQTLRRVLEELPKDTFNNPMAASQILPSLENKTYLDVRRLTCSKDPDNLPLSTPQPTTPTSQPPTIRVTYTVFSDMNIIINNSINVTVPQGSVFFKVMEVAQATDPSKFSFTYTVTSWGPYITSVQGLQADNNQRTYWQLLSNGTSLNQGAGDYVVSQGERLEVRFSTY, encoded by the exons CTGTGAGCGACAAGGAGCGCCCTCTGGTGAGGGATCTGCAAAGGAAGATGATCTATTCAGTGGATCCTAAAGTCCCCCCGAATCCCAGCATCCTGATCGCCCTGCGGCTGGCCCAGGACCACAACAAGCGCGTTGAGCAGGACATGCTGAAGAAGCTGAGCCAGGATGCGGTGCAGCGAGCTG CCAAGTCCTTCTCCTCGGGCCAGGTGGCCCTCCATATCCTGGCTCAACGGGCCTCCTGCTCCAACCCCCGGCAGGTCTCCGCAAATAACTCCACCATCaacctggtgcagctcctggagcAGAAGTTCAAGGATGAGTTGCAGAACATAG TGATCCATGGCAACCCTTTGACCAACTTCTACCAGCTCAGCTTGGATGTGCTGGCCCTATGCCAGCTGAACGGCCGCCTCTCGCCAGCCAGAGCCAGCGTCCTCCTCAGCCCGGACCAAAAGAAGTATTACCTCAGCGGCCAGTTCTCCGTGG ACACGGCAGCAGTGGCGATCCTAGCTCAGATCTGCCTGCAGACCACAGGGCGGCCCCTCCCCGCGAAGGTGACTAAGAAGCTCAGAGAGAACGTGCAGTGGCTAGTGAACAAAATGCTGGCTGAGAAGAAAAGTGATGGAGTGATCGGGAACATCTACAGCACGGGCTGGGCCATGCAG GCCTTGTCCGTCTCCTCCAGGTACCTCAAAcccggggcctggagctgcccccAGACTCTGCGCAGGGTCCTGGAGGAGCTTCCCAAAGACACATTCAATAACCCCATGGCCGCTTCCCAGATCCTGCCTTCCCTGGAGAACAAGACCTACCTGGATGTGCGTCGGCTCACTTGCTCCAAGGACCCCG ATAACCTCCCCTTGTCCACTCCCCAGCCTACCACACCAACCAGCCAACCACCTACCATCCGTGTCACGTACACGGTATTCAGTGACATGAACATCATAATCAACAACTCCATTAATGTCACTGTGCCCCAGGGCTCCGTCTTCTTCAAGGTGATGGAGGTCGCCCAGGCGACAGACCCCAGCAAATTCAG cTTCACGTACACGGTGACCTCCTGGGGCCCGTACATCACCTCCGTGCAGGGCCTGCAGGCTGATAACAACCAGCGCACCTACTGGCAGCTCCTGAGCAACGGCACCTCGCTGAACCAAG GTGCTGGGGACTACGTCGTCTCCCAAGGCGAGAGACTGGAGGTCAGATTCTCCACATACTGA